In Tribolium castaneum strain GA2 chromosome 4, icTriCast1.1, whole genome shotgun sequence, one DNA window encodes the following:
- the LOC103315199 gene encoding uncharacterized protein LOC103315199 isoform X2, translated as MTNFEMLCLEKSPYNLRNKGPKRKHAPDEGSIERKRLRNFDYIAALPDELLLYIFSYLDVKDLYYNVRLVCRKWRRIAMLSSAWKSIMAGNEVPTHVLHNWIQSSPVIKHFRISNRNDADVILEAVSKHSNHLESITIENCWGSSQKISIQSTTLCKLLTRCKKLGKINFERVKIRSFVLRRTCHAQTVQHAEGILLGLDIYRVH; from the exons ATGaccaattttgaaatgttGTGTTTAGAAAAAAGCCCGTACAACTTGCGCAACAAAGGTCCGAAGCGGAAACACGCCCCTGACGAGGGCAGCATCGAGAGGAAACGTCTGCGGAACTTTGACTACATCGCAGCTTTGCCTGACGAGCTCCTTCTGTACATTTTCTCCTACTTGGACGTCAAGGACCTGTACTACAACGTGCGTCTCGTGTGTCGCAAATGGCGGCGGATCGCCATGTTGTCGTCGGCGTGGAAGAGCATCATGGCGGGCAATGAGGTCCCCACGCACGTGCTGCACAACTGGATCCAGTCCTCGCCCGTGATCAAGCATTTCAGGATCAGCAACAGGAACGACGCCGACGTCATCCTGGAGGCCGTCTCCAAACACTCCAACCACCTGGAGTCGATCACCATCGAGAACTGCTGGGGCTCCTCGCAGAAAATCTCCATCCAGAGCACGACTCTGTGCAAACTGTTGACGCGGTGCAAGAAACTCGGAAAGATCAATTTCGAGAGAGTGAAAATACGCTcgt TTGTGCTACGTCGGACCTGTCACGCCCAAACAGTACAACACGCTGAAGGAATCTTGCTCGGGCTGGATATTTACCGAGTTCATTGA
- the LOC103315199 gene encoding uncharacterized protein LOC103315199 isoform X1: protein MTNFEMLCLEKSPYNLRNKGPKRKHAPDEGSIERKRLRNFDYIAALPDELLLYIFSYLDVKDLYYNVRLVCRKWRRIAMLSSAWKSIMAGNEVPTHVLHNWIQSSPVIKHFRISNRNDADVILEAVSKHSNHLESITIENCWGSSQKISIQSTTLCKLLTRCKKLGKINFERVKIRSCKFFKLLAKRRNNGKFLQLCYVGPVTPKQYNTLKESCSGWIFTEFIEIV, encoded by the coding sequence ATGaccaattttgaaatgttGTGTTTAGAAAAAAGCCCGTACAACTTGCGCAACAAAGGTCCGAAGCGGAAACACGCCCCTGACGAGGGCAGCATCGAGAGGAAACGTCTGCGGAACTTTGACTACATCGCAGCTTTGCCTGACGAGCTCCTTCTGTACATTTTCTCCTACTTGGACGTCAAGGACCTGTACTACAACGTGCGTCTCGTGTGTCGCAAATGGCGGCGGATCGCCATGTTGTCGTCGGCGTGGAAGAGCATCATGGCGGGCAATGAGGTCCCCACGCACGTGCTGCACAACTGGATCCAGTCCTCGCCCGTGATCAAGCATTTCAGGATCAGCAACAGGAACGACGCCGACGTCATCCTGGAGGCCGTCTCCAAACACTCCAACCACCTGGAGTCGATCACCATCGAGAACTGCTGGGGCTCCTCGCAGAAAATCTCCATCCAGAGCACGACTCTGTGCAAACTGTTGACGCGGTGCAAGAAACTCGGAAAGATCAATTTCGAGAGAGTGAAAATACGCTcgtgtaaatttttcaaattgctGGCAAAACGCAGGAATAACGGCAAATTCTTGCAGTTGTGCTACGTCGGACCTGTCACGCCCAAACAGTACAACACGCTGAAGGAATCTTGCTCGGGCTGGATATTTACCGAGTTCATTGAAATCGTTTGA